From the Cohaesibacter sp. ES.047 genome, one window contains:
- a CDS encoding 3-hydroxyacyl-CoA dehydrogenase NAD-binding domain-containing protein, with translation MSDYINFQCDIDADGIATLTWDMPERSMNVFTAEVILELDKVIDDLTANEAVKGVVVTSGKAQFSGGADLTMLQGLLGQYQKAMSEKGATAAATELFEESRRLSLTFRKLETCGKPWVAALNGTAAGGACELALACHARVMTDKDGAKFGLPEVKVGLFPGAGGTTRILRMMDTQAGLQFLMKGSMLDAKRALGSKLIDKIAPADELVSTAKQMLADGLSPAKPWDQKGYKLPSGRVYSPAGFNVWPAVGAIYRRETHDNYPAIRYMVRAAYEGLLMDMDTALRIESRYFAKTVATPEAANMIRSLFLNMQELGKGARRPDGVAKTNLKKIAVIGAGFMGAGIAHVSAKAGLEVVLVDRDQDSADKGKGHIADSLAKALKKGRTTAEKNDTLLSRVTATADYAALKNCDLVIEAVFEDPELKASIFKQIEAAVGPDCIIASNTSTLPISGLAKAVANPAQFIGIHFFSPVDKMMLVEVIKGKETGEAAIATALDFVSRIKKTPILVNDGRGFYANRSVLAYIREGHLMLKEGVPAAMIENLAKQAGMPVGPLSLNDEVALELAWNILQATKAQLGEGAVDPDQEALLKKLVVEEGRLGRKNGKGFYDYEGRNKRLWPGLKELAPQLDPDTISHEEIKDRFLVAQAVEAVRVFEDGVLEDVREADVGSILGFGFAPFTGGVFSYIDTMGTPAFLDKCQALEAKFGDRFKAPKLLEDMAAENDRFYSRFNPDAAKVAAE, from the coding sequence ATGTCAGATTATATCAATTTCCAGTGCGACATCGACGCCGACGGCATTGCGACCCTCACTTGGGACATGCCTGAGCGTTCAATGAATGTGTTCACGGCTGAAGTCATTCTCGAACTCGACAAGGTGATCGACGATCTCACCGCCAATGAAGCGGTCAAGGGCGTGGTGGTCACATCCGGCAAGGCGCAATTCTCCGGCGGTGCCGACCTCACCATGCTGCAGGGGCTGCTCGGTCAATATCAAAAGGCCATGTCCGAGAAGGGCGCAACCGCTGCCGCAACTGAACTGTTTGAAGAAAGCCGAAGGCTGTCGCTCACCTTCCGCAAGCTTGAAACCTGCGGCAAGCCTTGGGTCGCAGCCTTGAATGGCACAGCGGCGGGTGGCGCGTGTGAGCTTGCTCTTGCCTGCCATGCCCGCGTGATGACAGATAAGGACGGTGCCAAATTCGGTCTGCCCGAAGTCAAGGTCGGCCTGTTCCCCGGTGCAGGTGGCACCACGCGCATCCTGAGAATGATGGACACGCAAGCAGGGCTTCAATTCCTCATGAAAGGCTCCATGCTCGACGCCAAGCGGGCGCTGGGCTCAAAGCTGATCGACAAGATCGCGCCTGCCGATGAGCTGGTCTCAACCGCAAAGCAGATGCTTGCCGATGGCTTGTCTCCGGCGAAGCCTTGGGACCAGAAGGGCTACAAACTGCCCTCGGGCCGTGTCTACAGCCCGGCAGGCTTCAACGTCTGGCCCGCCGTCGGTGCCATCTATCGCCGCGAGACGCACGACAATTATCCTGCCATTCGCTACATGGTCCGCGCAGCCTATGAAGGCTTGCTCATGGACATGGACACGGCCCTTCGTATCGAAAGCCGCTATTTCGCCAAGACCGTGGCAACGCCGGAAGCGGCCAACATGATCCGTTCTCTGTTCCTCAATATGCAGGAACTGGGCAAGGGCGCCCGTCGCCCCGATGGGGTGGCCAAGACCAATTTGAAAAAGATCGCCGTCATCGGGGCCGGTTTCATGGGGGCAGGCATTGCCCATGTCTCGGCCAAGGCAGGACTGGAGGTCGTGCTCGTTGATCGCGATCAGGACAGCGCCGACAAGGGCAAGGGACACATCGCAGACAGCCTCGCCAAGGCGCTCAAGAAGGGCCGCACCACAGCCGAGAAGAATGATACGCTTTTGAGCCGCGTCACAGCCACGGCCGACTATGCGGCACTCAAGAACTGCGATCTCGTCATCGAGGCGGTGTTCGAAGATCCCGAGCTGAAAGCCTCGATCTTCAAACAGATCGAAGCCGCCGTTGGCCCTGATTGCATCATCGCGTCGAACACCTCGACCCTGCCGATCAGCGGGCTCGCCAAGGCGGTTGCCAATCCCGCTCAGTTCATCGGCATTCACTTCTTCTCGCCGGTCGACAAGATGATGCTGGTCGAAGTGATCAAGGGCAAGGAAACCGGCGAGGCGGCAATCGCCACCGCGCTTGATTTCGTCTCGCGGATCAAGAAAACCCCGATCCTTGTCAATGATGGCAGGGGCTTTTATGCCAACCGTTCGGTGCTGGCCTATATCCGCGAGGGTCATCTGATGCTCAAGGAAGGCGTACCGGCGGCGATGATCGAAAATCTTGCCAAACAGGCGGGCATGCCGGTGGGGCCCTTGTCGCTTAATGACGAAGTGGCGCTGGAACTGGCGTGGAACATCCTGCAGGCAACCAAGGCGCAATTGGGCGAGGGCGCCGTTGACCCCGATCAGGAAGCGCTCCTGAAAAAGCTCGTGGTCGAAGAAGGACGTCTTGGCCGCAAGAATGGCAAAGGCTTTTATGACTATGAAGGCCGCAACAAACGTCTCTGGCCGGGCCTGAAGGAGCTCGCGCCGCAGCTTGATCCGGATACGATCTCACACGAAGAGATCAAGGACCGGTTCCTTGTGGCGCAGGCTGTCGAAGCGGTGCGGGTCTTTGAAGATGGCGTCCTCGAAGATGTCCGCGAGGCCGATGTCGGTTCCATTCTCGGCTTTGGCTTTGCGCCCTTCACCGGTGGTGTCTTCTCCTATATCGACACCATGGGAACGCCTGCGTTTTTGGACAAGTGTCAGGCGCTCGAAGCCAAATTTGGCGACCGCTTCAAGGCACCCAAGCTGCTTGAGGATATGGCGGCAGAAAACGACCGCTTCTATTCCCGCTTTAATCCGGATGCCGCCAAGGTAGCCGCAGAGTAG
- a CDS encoding NUDIX hydrolase, protein MTNTIIQLATRLIYRNRWMSLREDKVRFPGGHEGIYTVVDKPDFAVIIPVHDDGRLQLVQQYRYSVGGRYWELPQGSWEDAAVVEAEALARGELEEETGYRARTIEHLGATFAAYGFVNQRGHIYLAQGLVPGELKREVTEEDMITASFTMDEVLAMIRSGEIMDSITIGALGYWKLLADK, encoded by the coding sequence ATGACCAACACGATCATTCAACTTGCCACCCGTCTCATCTATCGCAATCGATGGATGAGTCTCAGAGAGGACAAGGTCCGTTTTCCCGGCGGGCATGAGGGCATTTACACCGTCGTCGACAAGCCGGACTTTGCGGTGATCATTCCCGTCCATGATGATGGTCGCCTGCAACTGGTGCAGCAATATCGCTATTCTGTCGGCGGTCGCTATTGGGAGCTGCCGCAAGGATCGTGGGAAGATGCAGCCGTCGTCGAAGCGGAGGCTTTGGCGCGCGGTGAACTGGAGGAAGAAACCGGCTATCGGGCCAGAACCATCGAGCATCTTGGTGCGACCTTTGCCGCTTATGGATTCGTCAACCAGCGCGGCCATATCTATCTTGCGCAAGGGCTGGTGCCGGGCGAGTTGAAGCGCGAAGTGACCGAAGAGGATATGATAACTGCAAGCTTTACCATGGATGAAGTGCTCGCCATGATCCGCTCGGGCGAGATCATGGATTCCATTACCATCGGTGCGCTGGGATATTGGAAGCTATTGGCGGACAAATAA